CTTCTCTATCATAACTTTTGGTAGATTTGGATAAAACTTCAATAATTACCTGGGGATTTGTGATTGTATCTGTCCGATTATTGAAAAATTCAGGCTCACCTGTAATAATGATCACATCTGGATAAGTGTATATTAGTTTTTGAGGTATCCATAGACGCATATCACCCATGAAAACTTCGTAATTCTGATTTCTAAAGGCAAAATTTAGCCCAGAACTTAGATTTAAAGAGATACGGTTATGATTTATAGATGCACCAGCCATAGGAATTATTTGTCCGTCAATGTATTCGCTTTTATACTCAGCAGTGGCTTCTAATTCCAGATATTCTTCTGGGGTGTAATATTGCTTTGCTATTAATTGCATATTTTTGATCAGAAAGCGATGTTTGTTAGTTTAACATATCAGTAATAATTATTGATTAAGTTTTTATCTATTAAGTTTCTAATACTTTTCATCTGTTGCATTAGAGATTCAACCAAAGTATGGTAAATTGTAATACGTTAGTAATAGTAAACTTTTTACTAAATAGATCAATAATAGTACGGTATTTCCTATTTTTCTTAAAGTAAAATTTACAAAGATAAAAGTATCATAATTAATAATCATGAATAATTCACACAAAACATTATTGAAGTCAATAAAAGATAAGTTTGATCATATATTAATTCCCAGATATTTGGCAATTGGTATTATATTTGCTGTAACAATCAGATTAGTTTGTGTTCCCAATAAATCAGTAGATTATAAATATTTTCTAGATCCTTGGTACGATTTTATCGCATCTCACGGTGGTTTTAGTGCCTTAAAATATGGCTTTGCTGATTATACACCTTCCTATCTTTACTGGCTTTTGATTGCCTCTACTCTGCTTTCTGGATTACCAAAAATTCTGGCAATTAAACTTTTCGCCATGAGTGTTGACTTTATTTGTGCATTTTTTACTTATAAAATTGTTAAGCTTAAATATCCTGTGGGTAAAATGGCAAATTGGGCTTTTTTAGCCGTTATCTTAAGTCCAACTGTAATTTACAATAGTTCCCTTTGGGGACAATGTGATGTTATCTATACCACGGGATTAATTGCTTGTGTTTACTTTTTATCTATTTACAAACAAGTTCCTGCATTAATCAGTTTTGGTGTGGCACTTTCATTTAAATTACAAGCAATGTTTCTAGCACCTTTGTTATTAACTTTATTGGTTAAAAAAAGAATATCTTGGTTCTATTTACCAATAATTCCTTTAGCATATCTAGTAGCAATGTTGCCAGCTTGGATTGCTGGTAGATCAATTACAGAATTACTATTGGTATATTTTGAACAGTCTAATAAATATAAAGAACTAGCTAAAAATGTCCCTAATCTTTATCAATGGATTCCTAATGAGTTTTATAACATTGTTGTGCCTATAGGGTTAATGTTAACTGTAACTGCCATACTTTTATTAGTATATCTTGTTTATAGAAATAAATTAGAAATTACTCAAGATAGACTGATATATTTAGCTACAATGTCAGTATTTTTTATGCCATATCTTTTGCCAAAAATGCACGAAAGATATTTTTATCCTACAGATATTTTGTCTATTATCTTTGCTTTTTACTTTCCTCAATATCGTTGGGTAGCAATATCGGTGCAACTGGCATCATTTATTAGTTACTTGGGAACTCCTATATATATTCAATTGTTTTCTATTCCTTTAGGTTTTACTCTTTGGTTTATTGTGCGAAATTGTGATATGATCTACCAGAAATCAAAGCCTGATTTTTCCTTAAACATCAATAAATAATAAATTCTAATGTGGAAAAATTAATACCTAAAAATAATATTTCTGTAATTATTAGTATTAGTGCCTTAATTTTATTAGCAGCTAGTATTATTCGACATGAGTTATTTAATTCATCTGGAGATTTAGCATTTTTTGATCAAACAGTTTACTTAATTAGTCAGGGAAAATTGCCAACTTCCTCTGTACTTGGTTTTCATGTTTTAGCTGATCATGCTGCTTGGATTTTGTATCCTATCGCCTTACTATATAAAATATATCCTCATGTCTATTGGTTGTTTGTAGTTCAGTCTGTTGCTTTGTCTTTAGGTGCTTTTCCTACATATTTACTCGCATTACAAGCAGGGTTGAAAGACAATCAAGCAATAGCAATGGTAGTTGTTTACCTACTATATCCAGTCCTATATAACAGTAATTTGTGTGATTTTCATCCAGATACTCTTGCTGTTCCTGCACTTTTGACAGCAGTTTTAAATGCAAGAAGCAAAAAAGTATTTTGGTTTTGTATAAATGTTTTGGTAGTATTGGGATGTAAAGCTGTACTTTCCTTGACAGTAGCAGCTATGGGTGTTTGGTTACTACTATTTGAAAAACGGCGTTTGTACGGTTTCATAGCTATTATTAGTGGTTTAGCATGGTTTGTAATTGCTAACAAAATCATTATTCCTTTTTTCGGTAGCGAAGCAGCATTAGTCAGTCGGCATTTTTATCGTTATAGCTATTTAGGAAATTCATTTTCGGAAACATTACAAATTATCTTATTTCAACCAAAAATTATTATTAGCAACATTTTATCGTCTATAAATTTAGAATATTTGTCTTTTCTATTAGCACCTGTAATCTGGGGTTTAATACCTAAATACATGACACCATTAATAGGTGCGATTCCTTGTTTAGCATTAAATATACTTGCTGATCATCCTTCACAAAAAAACGTAATTTTACATTATTCTTTACCAGCAATTCCCTTCATAATGTTAGCATTAATTGCTAGTATTGCGGCAGATAAAGCATGGCTAAAACAAAAAAGAGTAATTTTTTTATGGTCTTTAATTTGGTTTTTGATTTTAGGTAAATGGGGTTTCTTTATTTCCAAATATCTTAATTCTGTAGATAATTGGCAAGCTACTAAAGAAGCAATATCTTTAGTGAAAACTCAAGACAGTGTGTTGACTACAGATGTAATTACTCCACATTTAACCCATAGGCAACAGATTAGTTTTAAATATAAACTCCATGAGTTGAATAATTTTCATTATATATTACTTAATACCCGCCATCCTGGCTGGGGCGCAACAGTAGAAGATTATAATAATTTGACTAAGGAATTAAAAAAGCGTTCTGATTTTAATTTAAAATATCAACGTGATGATGTATATCTCTTTGTATATAAAAAAATGGCATTGCCGATTTGAGGTATGAAGATGATTTTTGATGATTTTACAACCCTTGTAGAGACGCTCCATGGAACGTCTCTACAGCTAAATTCATACTTGGTTTCAGCAACGCCAAAAAAATTACCTACCCCGCCGACGGAATAGGCAATTTTCAAGAATTTAATAACTAAAAAACTTTAGTTAGATTTGGCTTAGACTTAATAGCGATTGCCGCCGCCGCCGCCACGGTTGCCACCGCCACCGCCGTAGCCACCACGTCCACCACCGCCACCACCTGAAGAACCTCTGTCTTCTTTGGGTTTTGCTTTGTTTACTTTCAAATCACGACCCATCCATTCAGCACCATCAAGGGCTTCAATTGCGGCTGTTTCTTCCGCCTCAGTACCCATTTCCACAAAACCGAAGCCGCGCAAGCGACCTGTCTCACGGTCAGTGGGAAGCTGAACACGTTTCACAGCACCATATTCCGCAAAAACTTGAGTCAGCGCATCTTGTGTAACTTCATAAGAGAGGTTACCCACGTAAATTGACATAGAATATTTCCAAAATCATAAGAGTGTAGAGATTTAGATTTCGGAGAAAAGTCTGTAAATACCAAAAGGGAAAGCCTGTCAATACTAACCACAAACATTACCGCCGAATTAATTCCCACCTTCTAATGATTACACAAAAAATCATAATTGTGGGAAGAAGTTTAAAAAATGTTGTAAAAAGTCATATTTGTTGCTTATGATCAGTCCCACCTGTAAGTTATGCCCGTTAATTAACCCTATCCCCTGCATTTCAGCCATGAACCGCTCGATTATATTCGCTTCTCCAGGTATTGACCAATCATTAATTGTTCACTGGCACGGGAAATGATGCTTTGTCGGGTACGATATTTACTACCAATGAGTTTAATCTCTTCCTCAAATACTGAATTATTATATTCAGTCCGTAAACAAAGAGTTTTAGGGTTTGATAAATAATAATCTGCTGTAACGGGTTTAGATGTGGCAAAACCACGATCTCTATATAATATATTGCCCAAAGCCCCAAACAGGTTTAAACCTTGAGATTCTCGTCTGACCTTAATTATATCAGTGCTTTGCCAAGATACTTCAGCACCACAGGTCAAACTTTGCAAATCAACTAAATCATGGAGTTGGGCTAGTTTTTCCAATTCTTCACACCCCTGTTCTAAAAATCGGATGGTGATTATACTCTCCATTTCCTTGGTTTCTCCCTGAGGTAGGGTGTAGTAACGTCGTTCTGAGTGCCATTCACCTACCGATTCCTGAAAGAATGCGGCAATCTGCCTTTCATCAGCGGTTTTAACCAGTTTGAGGGATGCTTTCACTGTTTACTTTCCTCATTTATCCATAGATTGTTGCTTGATTTTCTATATCTTTCTGTGCCATCTGCTACTAGTAGTCTGTCAACCCGAAAATGACGGGTGAAGGCAAGCAGGGGGAGAAGAGAGGCAGGGGGGGGCAGGGGAGGGAAGAACAGAAGTTTTTTTCCGATCATTACCCGTCAAAATAAATTTGACGAACTACTAGGCTATGGTAATACATCTGGCTTTACCGGATATAGGTATAAAAGGCAATTATTATTTACTATTCTTAATATAGAGGTGAATCATAGAAAATGCCAGCGGGAAATTCAGATAATAACTCCCGGTTCATCCATTTTTTGGGCAGTTATACTCCGCAAGGGAATAAATTGAGCTTTTGCTTAGAGGATGTTTTAAAAGTGGCATCCCGTAATTTTCATCACATTGTTACCCCCTCTCCCCTTAGGAAAGGGGGTAACAAGAAAATCCAGTTCCCTCCCCTTCACAAGGGGAGGGTTAGGGTGGGGTAATTTGAGGAATAATGGTGATTCGATAACTTGTGTGTACACGATAGCCTGTACTTGCAGTTATTTGCATAAAATAAGCTAAATAAGGATATGTTCGACGTTACGGCAACAAAATCCATAATTACAAACCAACGAGTAGATGAGATACCTGTACTACTAGTACAGATAGAACGGATTAATGTACAAGGGCTAATACAGGGTTTATTGCTAGGATGCAATACAATATAGGGCGTAGACCCTACGCCCCTACAGACTTAAGGATTTGCTGACTAAGTAGGTGAACACAATAAAACCAATCTATGTAACGAAAAGTAAAATCGCCCAAACCCTCTTCACTCTTGCCTCTTGCCTTGCCATAACGACGATTTTCAATGCTAACCTACTTATATAAAAGCTCATCCATATAAATTGGTAAAGACAAAGCTAGGGAAATGTAGCTGTGATTAATAATTGGGGAATTGAAATCTATTAATAAATTTGTGCTGTTAATTACGACATCAATTATTTTTCAACTATAAAATGTGTTTCTAAGCAATTCGTAGGTACATATAGGACTCCTATTTGATTTTTGAACA
The DNA window shown above is from Anabaena sp. WA102 and carries:
- a CDS encoding DUF2079 domain-containing protein; its protein translation is MEKLIPKNNISVIISISALILLAASIIRHELFNSSGDLAFFDQTVYLISQGKLPTSSVLGFHVLADHAAWILYPIALLYKIYPHVYWLFVVQSVALSLGAFPTYLLALQAGLKDNQAIAMVVVYLLYPVLYNSNLCDFHPDTLAVPALLTAVLNARSKKVFWFCINVLVVLGCKAVLSLTVAAMGVWLLLFEKRRLYGFIAIISGLAWFVIANKIIIPFFGSEAALVSRHFYRYSYLGNSFSETLQIILFQPKIIISNILSSINLEYLSFLLAPVIWGLIPKYMTPLIGAIPCLALNILADHPSQKNVILHYSLPAIPFIMLALIASIAADKAWLKQKRVIFLWSLIWFLILGKWGFFISKYLNSVDNWQATKEAISLVKTQDSVLTTDVITPHLTHRQQISFKYKLHELNNFHYILLNTRHPGWGATVEDYNNLTKELKKRSDFNLKYQRDDVYLFVYKKMALPI
- a CDS encoding RNA recognition motif domain-containing protein; the encoded protein is MSIYVGNLSYEVTQDALTQVFAEYGAVKRVQLPTDRETGRLRGFGFVEMGTEAEETAAIEALDGAEWMGRDLKVNKAKPKEDRGSSGGGGGGRGGYGGGGGNRGGGGGNRY
- a CDS encoding phycobiliprotein lyase, giving the protein MKASLKLVKTADERQIAAFFQESVGEWHSERRYYTLPQGETKEMESIITIRFLEQGCEELEKLAQLHDLVDLQSLTCGAEVSWQSTDIIKVRRESQGLNLFGALGNILYRDRGFATSKPVTADYYLSNPKTLCLRTEYNNSVFEEEIKLIGSKYRTRQSIISRASEQLMIGQYLEKRI
- a CDS encoding Uma2 family endonuclease yields the protein MQLIAKQYYTPEEYLELEATAEYKSEYIDGQIIPMAGASINHNRISLNLSSGLNFAFRNQNYEVFMGDMRLWIPQKLIYTYPDVIIITGEPEFFNNRTDTITNPQVIIEVLSKSTKSYDREDKFAAYRTIPTFQEYLLIDQNRIHVEQFFKTGKKRWTLCEYDAEDGNISLETIPFEISLQDLYNKVKFELVPAETEKNGSEETGNGQQGTGKTHV